One Aerococcus urinaeequi DNA segment encodes these proteins:
- a CDS encoding M24 family metallopeptidase has product MDQEHSNRLKTIQQQVKNHNLDALIISDKASIDYYIGVIFDPMERFWLLIIQPEKGPQIIANKLFVFDELAEVDVTWVDDNYTIAEAFANLADFPATDAPLRIGVDKLWRADQLLAIAKTYNQATFEVGSDLVDAQRAIKTAEEQEKMRKASDINDRAMARLIEEVLPLGLDELAAVDKLARIYDEEGADAGFSFEPIIAYGPNGADPHHESDHTLPKRGDSIVIDIGCKHEEYCSDMTRTVYYGEPSAEAKRVYDIVLEANLRGIDAVKVGETLANVDAAARDYITAQGYGDQFTHRLGHFIGREVHEKGDVSKANTDTIKDGNIFSIEPGIYLTGNTAVRIEDLVIAHDDGTENLNHFTKDMIIIQPK; this is encoded by the coding sequence ATGGATCAAGAACATAGCAACCGACTAAAAACCATTCAACAACAAGTTAAAAACCACAACCTAGATGCCCTAATCATTAGCGACAAGGCATCCATCGACTACTACATCGGTGTCATTTTTGACCCCATGGAACGTTTTTGGTTATTGATTATCCAACCGGAAAAAGGTCCACAAATTATTGCTAACAAGCTATTTGTATTCGACGAATTAGCTGAAGTTGACGTCACTTGGGTAGATGATAACTACACAATCGCTGAAGCCTTCGCAAATCTAGCGGATTTCCCAGCAACCGACGCCCCACTACGAATCGGCGTGGATAAATTGTGGCGGGCTGACCAACTATTAGCCATCGCCAAAACATACAACCAGGCCACTTTTGAAGTAGGATCTGACTTAGTTGATGCCCAAAGAGCCATTAAAACCGCTGAAGAACAAGAAAAAATGCGTAAAGCTTCAGACATAAACGACCGTGCCATGGCTCGTTTAATCGAAGAAGTCTTACCACTTGGTTTGGACGAATTGGCTGCAGTAGATAAATTAGCCCGCATTTACGATGAAGAAGGTGCAGATGCCGGCTTTTCATTCGAACCCATTATCGCTTACGGTCCAAACGGCGCTGACCCACACCATGAATCTGACCATACCTTGCCGAAGCGCGGTGATTCGATCGTCATTGATATCGGCTGTAAACATGAAGAATACTGTTCCGACATGACCCGTACCGTTTATTACGGTGAGCCTAGTGCTGAGGCCAAAAGGGTATACGACATCGTACTGGAAGCCAATTTACGCGGCATTGACGCGGTCAAAGTTGGCGAAACTTTGGCAAATGTGGACGCTGCAGCGCGTGATTACATCACAGCCCAAGGATACGGTGACCAATTCACCCACCGACTAGGGCATTTCATTGGACGCGAAGTTCATGAAAAAGGTGATGTGTCAAAAGCTAATACAGATACCATTAAAGATGGCAATATCTTCTCAATCGAACCTGGTATTTACCTGACTGGTAATACAGCCGTTCGTATTGAAGATTTAGTGATTGCACATGATGATGGCACTGAAAACTTGAACCACTTCACCAAAGATATGATTATTATTCAACCAAAATAA
- a CDS encoding FUSC family protein, translating to MKQNFHVGMRTLKTSLSVFMIVLISAFISIDPQIATLSAVFSQRADVTSSLSFGLRRTLAIVCGAFASLVFIFLHNLLPDHYLITALLGGLGILITIQTNLLVKNPQGVIGGSATFLVIVFNIPADNQYIYALLRVLDTFLGAIVAVGIEYIFPRDRVVPWILTYNSHVPKFLQISTSEDV from the coding sequence GTGAAACAAAATTTTCACGTTGGTATGAGGACCTTGAAGACTTCTTTGAGTGTCTTTATGATTGTTCTTATTTCAGCATTTATCTCTATTGACCCGCAAATCGCTACCCTTTCAGCGGTATTTTCACAAAGGGCTGACGTCACTTCGTCGCTTTCTTTTGGTTTGCGCAGAACCTTAGCCATTGTTTGTGGGGCTTTTGCCTCATTGGTTTTTATTTTTTTACATAACTTATTGCCTGACCATTATTTGATTACTGCACTTTTAGGTGGTTTAGGTATTTTAATTACGATTCAAACCAACCTTCTAGTGAAGAATCCACAAGGGGTTATTGGTGGTAGCGCCACTTTCCTTGTCATTGTCTTCAATATTCCAGCGGACAATCAATATATATATGCGCTACTTCGGGTATTAGATACCTTCTTGGGTGCCATTGTCGCTGTTGGAATCGAGTACATTTTTCCAAGAGACCGAGTTGTTCCTTGGATCCTTACTTACAATAGCCATGTACCGAAGTTTCTACAAATCTCTACCTCTGAAGACGTTTAA